The following proteins come from a genomic window of Verrucomicrobiia bacterium:
- a CDS encoding SET domain-containing protein, producing MLLVKTRIATSSIHGMGLFASEPIPRGTPFWRFEPGFDQIISPERLLKLPLLAQQHIRWFAYVSQTDAHYILSGDFCCFMNHSVNPNTGAPSSGQLPVTTIALRDIVLGEELTCDYYAFDAEARQKLILK from the coding sequence ATGCTCCTCGTCAAAACCCGCATCGCCACCAGTTCCATCCACGGCATGGGCCTCTTCGCCTCGGAACCTATACCACGCGGCACACCCTTTTGGCGCTTTGAGCCTGGCTTTGACCAGATCATCTCACCGGAACGTCTGCTCAAACTCCCGCTCTTGGCCCAGCAACACATCCGCTGGTTCGCTTACGTGAGCCAGACGGATGCTCACTACATCCTCAGTGGTGATTTCTGCTGCTTCATGAATCATTCCGTGAACCCGAACACCGGCGCTCCTTCAAGCGGACAGCTTCCCGTGACGACCATCGCCCTTCGTGACATCGTCCTAGGCGAAGAACTGACCTGCGACTACTACGCTTTCGATGCCGAAGCCCGCCAGAAATTAATTTTGAAATGA
- a CDS encoding NCS2 family permease — MDSANNRPSGVLDRWFGITERGSTVRQEVLSGLATFMTMAYIIFVNPLILSNAGMPMAAVIAATCLGAAVPSLLMGLWANYPLALASGMGLNAALVAYANQPGMNWQTMMGVVILEGIIILLLVLTKVREQVMNSIPINLKRSIGVGIGLFIAFLGLQQMGWVAKGDGPVFLKHGSFAIKTTLLATAGVALMAMMLAWRVRGAILFGILGTVILSVAVDSISGTAQPLVRMPDKLVAMPDFSTFAQADFMAALKPSLLAVVFAFLITDFFDTMGTVIGIGGQGGFLDKNGHLPRLNRVLAVDSFAAIWGGLCGASSATTYIESAAGVSQGGRTGLVSVVVAALFSLALFFSPIIGMVPAVATAPALLIVGFLMASALKEMDFANPEEGLPAFFTMLLIPLGQSISFGIGMGIISYVIVRVLRGKGREVSLWLYAIAALFLASFIWGL; from the coding sequence ATGGATAGTGCGAACAATCGCCCGTCAGGTGTTTTGGACCGGTGGTTTGGTATCACTGAGCGCGGCAGCACCGTGCGGCAGGAAGTCTTGAGCGGTCTGGCCACGTTCATGACCATGGCCTACATCATTTTCGTGAACCCGCTCATCCTCTCGAACGCGGGCATGCCCATGGCCGCTGTCATCGCCGCCACTTGCCTCGGCGCGGCTGTGCCATCGCTACTGATGGGATTGTGGGCGAATTACCCGCTCGCCCTCGCCAGCGGCATGGGCCTGAACGCCGCGCTCGTGGCCTATGCGAACCAGCCCGGCATGAACTGGCAGACCATGATGGGCGTGGTGATCTTGGAGGGCATCATCATCCTGCTCCTCGTCCTCACCAAAGTGCGCGAGCAAGTGATGAACTCCATCCCCATCAACCTGAAACGCTCCATCGGCGTGGGCATCGGCCTCTTCATCGCCTTCCTCGGTCTGCAACAGATGGGCTGGGTGGCGAAAGGCGATGGCCCCGTTTTTCTCAAGCACGGTTCCTTCGCCATAAAGACCACATTGCTCGCCACCGCTGGTGTCGCCCTCATGGCCATGATGCTTGCGTGGCGTGTCCGTGGCGCGATCCTCTTTGGCATCCTCGGCACCGTTATCCTGAGCGTTGCTGTCGATTCCATTTCCGGCACTGCACAACCCTTGGTGCGCATGCCGGATAAGCTCGTCGCCATGCCGGATTTCTCCACGTTCGCCCAAGCCGACTTCATGGCCGCTCTTAAGCCCAGCTTGCTTGCTGTGGTGTTCGCCTTTCTCATCACCGATTTCTTCGACACTATGGGCACCGTCATCGGCATCGGCGGGCAGGGCGGCTTCCTCGATAAGAACGGTCATCTGCCACGCTTGAATCGCGTCCTCGCTGTCGATTCCTTCGCCGCCATCTGGGGCGGCTTGTGTGGGGCCAGTTCCGCCACGACCTATATCGAAAGCGCCGCCGGTGTGAGCCAGGGCGGACGCACCGGCCTCGTTTCTGTGGTGGTCGCCGCCTTATTTTCCCTCGCGCTATTTTTCTCACCCATCATCGGTATGGTTCCCGCCGTGGCGACGGCTCCGGCTCTGCTGATCGTCGGCTTCCTCATGGCCTCCGCTTTGAAAGAAATGGACTTTGCGAATCCCGAGGAAGGCTTGCCCGCCTTCTTCACCATGCTTTTGATCCCGTTGGGTCAGAGCATCTCGTTCGGCATCGGCATGGGCATCATCAGCTATGTGATCGTACGCGTGTTGCGAGGAAAAGGCCGTGAAGTCTCGCTCTGGCTTTACGCCATCGCGGCATTGTTTCTGGCGAGTTTCATTTGGGGCCTGTAA
- a CDS encoding anhydro-N-acetylmuramic acid kinase yields MHILGLMSGTSIDAADCALCTITWSTMKLEELWSVPFPKVLQKRLHTAASNQATTYELGQLHHDLGRFYAKAATSHPAVKRAKAIGLHGQTIFHNADANAPATWQIGEPAYLARALRVPIVYNFRANDLAAGGQGAPLATMFHVRAFAEQGKHICVNNLGGISNVTSIDWRTAKAKSPKLQAFDTGPANVLLDLALREHTGGKKTFDKNGQLARKGVVNAKLLTDWLKNPYFRKAPPKSTGRELFGEPFWHKHSKALHALILEDRLATLTEFTASSLALNYTQHLPQPIDKIILCGGGAMNGFLRERIAANVKAEVSTTDSLGWPTQSIEAAAFALLAWQRLHGLPGNLPSTTGAKEASLLGCICEV; encoded by the coding sequence ATGCACATCCTCGGCCTCATGTCCGGCACCAGCATAGACGCGGCGGACTGCGCGCTCTGCACCATCACATGGTCCACCATGAAGCTAGAGGAACTCTGGTCCGTCCCATTTCCAAAGGTCCTGCAAAAACGCCTCCACACCGCCGCCTCGAATCAAGCGACCACCTACGAACTCGGCCAGCTCCATCACGACCTCGGCCGCTTCTACGCCAAAGCTGCCACTAGCCATCCTGCAGTGAAGCGCGCCAAAGCCATCGGTCTCCACGGTCAAACCATTTTCCACAACGCCGATGCCAACGCCCCCGCCACCTGGCAGATCGGCGAACCCGCCTATCTCGCCCGCGCCCTCCGCGTGCCTATCGTCTACAACTTCCGCGCGAATGACCTCGCTGCCGGTGGACAGGGCGCACCCCTTGCCACCATGTTCCACGTCCGCGCCTTCGCGGAGCAGGGGAAGCATATCTGCGTGAATAATCTCGGCGGCATCAGCAACGTCACCTCCATCGACTGGCGCACCGCGAAAGCGAAATCCCCCAAACTCCAAGCCTTCGACACCGGCCCGGCCAACGTCCTCCTCGATCTCGCCCTACGCGAACACACCGGCGGCAAAAAGACCTTCGACAAAAACGGCCAACTCGCCCGCAAAGGAGTAGTGAACGCCAAGCTCCTGACCGACTGGCTAAAAAACCCTTACTTCCGCAAGGCTCCGCCTAAAAGCACTGGACGCGAACTCTTCGGCGAGCCCTTCTGGCACAAGCATTCCAAAGCTCTCCACGCGCTTATTCTCGAAGATCGCCTCGCCACTCTCACCGAATTCACCGCCTCTTCTCTCGCGTTGAACTACACCCAGCATCTCCCGCAACCCATCGATAAGATCATCCTCTGCGGCGGTGGCGCGATGAACGGCTTTCTGCGCGAACGCATCGCCGCCAATGTAAAAGCCGAAGTCAGCACCACCGATTCCCTCGGCTGGCCCACCCAAAGCATCGAAGCCGCCGCCTTCGCGTTACTCGCCTGGCAACGCCTCCACGGCCTCCCCGGAAATCTCCCCAGCACCACCGGCGCAAAAGAAGCGAGCTTGCTTGGTTGCATCTGCGAGGTCTAA
- a CDS encoding DUF5009 domain-containing protein, with protein MNPTPQTSPTERLASVDAYRGLVMFLMMAEVLNFRSVSRALPDSEVWGFLAYLQYHVDWVGCTLHDLIQPSFSFLVGVALPFSLASRTAKGQSATQLTLHAFWRAFVLIMLGVLLRSVGRPMLNWTFEDTLSQIGLGYGFLFILGQRSVKIQWAALAIILVGYWAAFVWYPLPPADFAYGTVNVSREWMNTYGLDGFAAHWQKNSNLAWAFDTWWMNLFPREKAFEFNGGGYATLSFIPTLGTMILGLIAGGVLRSEHTAWDKVKWFAMAGVIGLASGWLLGVMGICPVVKRIWTPSWVLFSGGWCFLFLAGFYALVDIRQRRGWAYPLLVIGANSIAAYVMAHLFEGFIMKMLKTVFGQEAFKVFGAPYEPMFLGAVTLLVLWLMLWWMYRRKLFLKI; from the coding sequence ATGAACCCCACACCCCAGACCTCGCCCACGGAACGGCTGGCTTCTGTGGATGCGTATCGCGGGCTGGTGATGTTTCTGATGATGGCGGAGGTGTTGAACTTCCGCTCGGTATCGCGAGCGCTACCAGACAGTGAGGTGTGGGGCTTTCTGGCGTATCTGCAGTATCACGTGGATTGGGTCGGATGCACGCTGCATGACCTGATACAACCGTCCTTCTCGTTCCTCGTGGGTGTCGCCCTGCCCTTCTCGCTGGCGAGTCGCACGGCGAAGGGGCAATCCGCCACGCAACTCACGCTGCATGCGTTTTGGCGGGCGTTTGTGCTCATCATGCTCGGGGTGTTGCTACGTTCAGTAGGAAGGCCGATGTTGAACTGGACGTTTGAGGATACGCTTTCGCAGATCGGTTTGGGTTATGGGTTTCTGTTTATCCTTGGGCAACGGTCGGTAAAAATTCAGTGGGCGGCTTTGGCAATTATACTGGTTGGGTATTGGGCGGCGTTTGTGTGGTATCCGTTGCCACCGGCGGATTTCGCTTATGGCACGGTGAATGTGTCGAGGGAGTGGATGAACACGTACGGGCTCGATGGTTTTGCGGCGCATTGGCAGAAGAACAGCAATCTGGCGTGGGCATTCGATACATGGTGGATGAATCTTTTTCCGCGCGAGAAAGCGTTTGAGTTCAATGGCGGTGGTTACGCGACGCTGAGTTTCATTCCGACATTGGGCACGATGATTCTTGGACTGATCGCTGGTGGTGTCTTGCGAAGTGAGCACACGGCTTGGGACAAGGTGAAGTGGTTTGCAATGGCGGGTGTCATCGGGTTGGCGAGCGGGTGGTTGCTCGGGGTGATGGGGATTTGTCCAGTGGTGAAGCGCATCTGGACGCCGAGCTGGGTGCTGTTTAGTGGCGGGTGGTGTTTTCTTTTCCTCGCGGGATTTTATGCGCTGGTGGATATACGGCAACGGCGCGGCTGGGCGTATCCGCTGCTTGTCATCGGTGCGAATTCCATCGCGGCGTATGTGATGGCGCATCTGTTCGAGGGCTTCATCATGAAGATGTTGAAAACGGTCTTTGGACAGGAGGCGTTCAAGGTGTTTGGGGCGCCGTATGAGCCGATGTTTCTGGGAGCGGTGACGTTGCTGGTGCTTTGGTTGATGTTGTGGTGGATGTATCGGCGGAAGTTATTTTTGAAGATATAA
- a CDS encoding RbsD/FucU family protein yields MLKHQLIHPKINEVLARAGHHSSILIADGNYPASTKKGPNAEVVCMNLSPGVITVSQALRALLSAVPVDFVNTMGIPPDDAYAQKGEPPIWAEYRQIIKESKLKLKLEPISKWDFYKVVESPDHVLTIQTGDQALWGNVLLTMGCRT; encoded by the coding sequence ATGCTGAAGCATCAACTCATCCATCCGAAGATCAATGAAGTGCTGGCTCGTGCGGGGCATCACTCGAGCATCTTGATCGCTGACGGCAATTATCCAGCCTCGACCAAGAAAGGGCCGAATGCCGAAGTGGTGTGTATGAATCTTTCGCCGGGCGTCATCACGGTTTCGCAAGCGTTGCGGGCTCTTCTAAGCGCCGTGCCGGTGGATTTTGTGAATACGATGGGTATTCCGCCGGATGATGCTTACGCGCAGAAAGGCGAGCCGCCAATCTGGGCGGAATATCGTCAGATCATCAAGGAATCGAAGCTCAAGCTGAAGCTGGAGCCGATTTCGAAATGGGATTTCTATAAAGTGGTGGAATCGCCCGATCATGTGCTGACGATCCAGACGGGTGATCAGGCGCTGTGGGGGAATGTGCTGTTGACGATGGGTTGCCGAACCTAG
- a CDS encoding sugar phosphate isomerase/epimerase family protein encodes MKSAITISLCPEAKGGPFVYWDDLDASMTKAAALGFDAVEIFPRSVEDLNAKEIRSLLTKHNLKLAAMGTGAGWVAHKLRLTDPDATVRRRAQQFVGSVIDFAGAFGAPAILGSMQGRHGDGVTREQAFGWLAEALEQLGPRAHAQGVPFLYEFLNRYETNLFNNVYDALEFLKPLRTQNVKLLCDLFHMNIEEANIPAALRLAGDKVGHVHFADSNRRAIGLGHTDILPIIQALKDIRYEGYLSAEILPLPDEATAGKRTIESFKRLTS; translated from the coding sequence ATGAAGTCTGCGATCACTATTTCTCTCTGCCCAGAAGCCAAAGGTGGCCCGTTCGTTTATTGGGATGATCTCGATGCCAGCATGACCAAGGCGGCGGCACTGGGTTTCGATGCTGTAGAAATATTCCCCCGATCGGTGGAAGATTTGAACGCGAAGGAAATCCGCTCCTTGCTCACCAAGCACAATCTCAAGCTCGCCGCGATGGGCACGGGCGCAGGCTGGGTGGCGCATAAGCTGCGTCTCACCGATCCGGATGCAACGGTGCGGCGTCGCGCGCAACAGTTCGTCGGTAGCGTGATCGATTTTGCTGGGGCTTTTGGAGCGCCCGCCATTCTCGGCTCCATGCAAGGGCGTCATGGTGATGGCGTGACGCGTGAGCAAGCATTTGGGTGGCTGGCCGAGGCGCTGGAACAGCTTGGACCACGGGCCCATGCGCAAGGTGTGCCGTTCCTTTACGAATTCCTGAATCGTTACGAAACGAATCTCTTCAACAACGTTTATGACGCTTTGGAATTCCTGAAGCCGCTGCGCACACAGAACGTCAAACTGCTCTGCGATCTCTTCCATATGAATATTGAAGAGGCTAACATCCCTGCGGCACTGCGACTGGCGGGTGACAAAGTTGGCCACGTACATTTCGCGGACAGCAATCGGCGGGCGATCGGCTTGGGGCACACAGACATTTTACCGATCATCCAAGCGTTGAAGGATATCCGTTATGAAGGTTATCTCTCGGCTGAAATATTACCGCTGCCAGATGAAGCGACGGCGGGCAAGCGGACCATCGAGAGTTTCAAGCGGTTGACCTCCTAA
- a CDS encoding RbsD/FucU domain-containing protein — MLTEGILNPQLRSLIARVRHTNTLVIADYAFPYWPQIETIDLSLVQGVPTVIQLLDAILPAWKCGEIFMAEEFNSHNPKKVRDTFEKARRGVKTTFEPHLALKQRVPGAIGLIRTGDNTIYSNMVLVSS, encoded by the coding sequence ATGCTGACTGAAGGCATTTTGAATCCGCAATTGCGCTCATTGATCGCCCGCGTGCGCCATACGAACACGCTGGTCATCGCGGATTACGCGTTCCCTTATTGGCCTCAGATTGAGACGATAGATCTCTCGCTGGTGCAAGGTGTACCGACGGTCATCCAGTTGCTCGATGCCATTTTGCCCGCATGGAAGTGCGGTGAAATCTTCATGGCGGAAGAGTTCAACTCACATAACCCGAAGAAGGTTCGCGATACTTTCGAGAAGGCGCGGCGAGGAGTGAAGACGACCTTCGAGCCGCATCTGGCTTTGAAGCAACGGGTGCCCGGGGCCATCGGTCTCATCCGCACGGGTGATAACACGATTTACAGCAACATGGTCCTCGTCTCCTCCTGA
- a CDS encoding glycosyltransferase, protein MAWKLVLAVLATLSCGLTVWQHIVARRFALHRKNSPAPHTPAVTLLKPLKGTEPGSEDCLRSWFSQNYRGPVQILFGVADINDPVCAIVEKLRKEFPSVDAQLIHCHRKLGTNAKVSSLIQLRREAKHEIVVISDADVFVTSDFLEQNIPLLADEKVGLVNFFYQLGEPLTPAMRWEAVAINGDFWSQVLQSRSLRPIDFALGAVMITREKQLQEIGGFEELAEYLADDYRLGNLIARRGYRIELSGQVVECRSQPMTWSEVWRHQFRWARTIRICQPAPYFMSILSNATLWPLLWLLASPTAAVALAVAAFLLIRIYTASANQRMLTSDNSHVPWLWLVPVKDLCQVGMWALSFLTTKIVWRGTYYHVAPGGKLVEVA, encoded by the coding sequence ATGGCTTGGAAGCTGGTCTTAGCAGTTCTGGCAACCCTCAGTTGCGGGCTCACTGTGTGGCAACACATCGTAGCACGTCGCTTTGCCCTGCACCGGAAGAACTCCCCTGCCCCTCATACTCCGGCCGTCACATTGCTAAAACCCCTCAAGGGCACTGAGCCTGGTTCAGAAGATTGCTTGCGGAGCTGGTTCAGTCAAAACTATCGCGGACCGGTCCAGATACTTTTCGGCGTGGCGGATATCAACGATCCGGTTTGCGCCATCGTTGAGAAATTGCGCAAGGAGTTTCCCTCAGTGGATGCGCAGTTGATTCATTGCCATCGCAAGCTCGGCACGAATGCGAAGGTTTCTTCACTCATCCAATTACGCCGGGAAGCGAAGCATGAGATCGTGGTGATCAGTGATGCGGATGTATTCGTGACATCTGATTTCCTGGAACAGAACATCCCACTGCTGGCGGATGAAAAAGTCGGGTTGGTAAATTTCTTCTACCAGCTAGGCGAACCTTTGACACCGGCGATGCGCTGGGAAGCGGTAGCGATCAACGGCGATTTCTGGAGCCAGGTGCTGCAATCCCGTTCACTCAGGCCGATCGATTTCGCTCTCGGTGCAGTGATGATCACGCGGGAAAAGCAGTTACAGGAGATCGGTGGGTTTGAAGAACTGGCGGAGTATCTGGCGGATGATTATCGGCTGGGGAATCTTATCGCGAGGCGCGGATATCGCATCGAACTGTCCGGACAAGTGGTAGAATGCCGTTCGCAACCGATGACGTGGAGCGAGGTGTGGCGGCATCAATTCCGCTGGGCACGGACCATCCGTATATGCCAGCCAGCGCCCTATTTCATGAGCATTTTGAGCAATGCGACGCTGTGGCCGCTGCTATGGTTATTGGCGAGCCCGACGGCGGCGGTCGCTTTGGCTGTAGCCGCGTTTCTGCTTATCCGGATTTATACGGCGAGTGCGAACCAGCGGATGCTGACGAGTGATAACTCGCATGTGCCGTGGCTATGGTTGGTGCCGGTGAAGGATCTTTGCCAGGTGGGCATGTGGGCATTGTCATTTCTGACGACGAAGATCGTTTGGCGCGGGACGTACTATCATGTGGCACCGGGTGGGAAGTTGGTGGAAGTGGCTTAG
- a CDS encoding GspE/PulE family protein, which yields MSHTANYLHSETQGQQIEIATLVNYIVMDALEAKTSDIHIEPWESTLVVRVRVNGQLAVMEHLPLDLADKVIARFKIMADLKSFEKGMPQDGRASMPPEFGGVTLRVSIFPLINGEKAVIRIFDPRNRKFDLKLLGFEDDILENFLNLLEKPSGLILLNGPTGSGKTTAIYASIYHLIQKHGSAISISTVEDPVEAPLAMVSQSQLNPPTGFTYPIALRSLLRQDPEVIMIGEIRDADTASIAVQAGLTGHLVISTIHSGTTAGVYARMVNMDIEPFLLCSSIIGVLGVRLVRKNCPYCLVPYEPAQALLEKLPPQVIDEAQFRMGSGCQHCNNVGFLGRTVITELLIPNEKFRAAAMNKQPNRVLQDIAIEAGMLTLYDTGLRRVLRGETTFEELLAVTTSDAM from the coding sequence GTGAGTCACACGGCCAATTACCTGCACTCAGAGACTCAAGGGCAGCAGATCGAGATCGCGACCCTGGTGAATTACATAGTCATGGACGCGCTGGAAGCCAAGACCAGTGACATCCATATCGAACCGTGGGAAAGCACGCTGGTGGTACGGGTACGTGTGAACGGCCAGCTCGCCGTCATGGAGCATCTGCCACTCGATCTGGCGGACAAGGTCATCGCCCGCTTCAAGATCATGGCAGACCTGAAATCTTTCGAGAAAGGAATGCCGCAGGATGGTCGTGCCAGCATGCCTCCTGAATTTGGCGGGGTAACACTACGTGTCTCCATCTTCCCGCTCATCAATGGTGAAAAAGCGGTGATCCGTATCTTTGATCCACGCAACCGGAAGTTCGATCTTAAACTTTTGGGTTTTGAAGACGATATCTTGGAAAACTTCCTCAATTTGCTGGAGAAACCGAGCGGGCTGATCTTGTTGAACGGTCCCACCGGTTCCGGCAAAACCACGGCTATCTATGCTTCCATCTATCATCTGATCCAGAAACATGGATCAGCCATCAGCATCAGCACGGTGGAAGATCCTGTGGAAGCGCCACTGGCCATGGTCAGCCAGTCGCAATTGAATCCTCCGACCGGATTCACATATCCCATCGCGTTGCGTTCCCTGCTGCGTCAAGACCCGGAAGTGATCATGATCGGTGAGATCCGAGATGCGGATACTGCATCCATCGCCGTTCAAGCCGGTCTGACGGGCCATTTGGTCATCAGCACCATTCACTCAGGAACGACTGCGGGTGTGTATGCTCGTATGGTGAATATGGACATCGAGCCCTTCCTTCTCTGCTCCAGCATCATCGGCGTATTAGGCGTGCGTCTGGTCCGCAAGAACTGCCCGTATTGCCTGGTGCCTTATGAGCCCGCACAGGCATTACTGGAAAAACTTCCACCCCAAGTGATCGATGAAGCCCAGTTCCGCATGGGCAGCGGTTGCCAGCACTGTAACAATGTCGGTTTCCTGGGCCGTACAGTCATCACGGAATTGCTGATCCCAAATGAGAAGTTCCGGGCGGCAGCGATGAACAAGCAGCCGAACCGCGTGCTGCAGGACATCGCGATCGAAGCCGGAATGCTCACCCTTTACGATACTGGTCTGCGTCGCGTGCTGCGCGGCGAAACGACCTTTGAAGAGTTGCTGGCCGTGACTACATCGGACGCGATGTAA